One Echeneis naucrates chromosome 16, fEcheNa1.1, whole genome shotgun sequence genomic window, CTTTGTTTATACTGCTGCTAAAACTTGGAGTGCACTATCAAAGGAGAAGCCGGTGGAAGAGTATTAGAGAGTGTATTTTCAAAATCTTGTAAACCTTGTGAATTTATGTCACCATGACTTGGGGACCTCACCTTGCCCTTCTGGTTTCCATTTGCATTGGACCCCCAGCCTCAGAGTCAGCACCAATGAGGCATCATTTTggtcttttcttttgttttcttttgttttcttttcttttcttttctttcattttgtgaggttgtttgtttgttttcttgttttttgtctgaCCCCCTGCCTCTCCGGGAGGTTCTTGGTCCTCCAACACTCAGGGGAGATGACCAGAGCACAAGGCTGGGACCCCTTTGTTTGCAGCCGTCCCATATCTAATCCTAAAAAGCTGGGAGTGATTTCCTTTTAATACTGGTGGCCCGGATGTGATGTTGTGTGATTGACTGGCTGTGATGGAGAGCAGGATGTAGGCAGGGTGAAAATTCCATTAATGGTATTGCTCATTTCTTAAAGTGGGGGTGGCCACACTGTTGATGGAGGTTTCACCCTGCCGTGCACCCGCCACCCTACCTCTTCGCACTATGAATGCCCTCTCAACCTGAGCTTTACTCCTGCACCAACTCTGCTGCTTAAGTGTTGCTTAAAGAGCTTAATGCAAAACTTAAAAGTGAAGTTGTACCCATTGATTGTGGCATCCGTTTGCATTTCTTATTTTCCTCATATGTTACGGCAGCTCTGCTATTGCTTTTGGTACAAAACATCCCATCATTCTTTTATAGCCTGTCATTGTGTGGTGGGAGGCTGTACCCCCCAGGTCTCATCCTAatggttttttgtgtgttgttttagtGGCAGATTTACATGTGGGAGGGACACAGGGCAGTGATTTACAAGAAGCAGTGCCACTGACTGGCCGCCTGACTGGCTTAGTGACTGACTGGCCCCGCTCCTTGTGTGTTCCAGGTGATAGTGCAGTCTGGCCGCCAGCCTAGCGTGCTGCAGAAACTGTGTCAGCTGCCCTTCCAGTACTTCAGCCACCCGCGCCTCATCAGAGTACTCTTCCCCTCACTCATCTCGGCCTGTTACAACAACTCTCAGAACAAGGTCATCCTGCAACAAGAGATGAGCTGTGTGCTGCTGGCAACATTCATCCAGGTAAAGAAAGGACCATGTTCACATGCTAAACCATGAATGAACAATTCAGTGATGTCATTTAGGTTGAAATGAGCTTTAAATTTTGATTGTGATCaatgctggggaaaaaaaaaatcacaatcttCCTGTCTGTTCTTGAGCCTTTTGTACctctaaataaattaaaaaatagcTTTCACATCAAAGTGAAACATCTCTGTGACAGCTGATAAACCATTGCTTATCTGGGGCACAGTGAATCTCTAACAGCAGGTTTTTACAAAGATAAATGGCTTCCTTCACAGTGGATTTACCTGCCACTGGTTCAACTCCCAGTAAACAGCTTGtctctctcatcttcctctAGCAACACGCCCCTCATCACTCCGCAGCCACCACTGTTTAGACACAGATTAACTTCCATTCAAAGGGAGACAAGCCATTGTCATTTCTTTCAAACAAAGCAATAATGCATGGCGTCCTGCCCCATTGCCCTCATTGTTGAGTTAACCTCAAGAGCATTCCTCAAAGTAAAACAAGTTTGTCCAATGTTACATcattaaactgaaatatttagtttaatgTAGGCACAAGTCATATGCCTTTTTTAAAGGTTTAATGAATTTTCATAAATTTAACTTAATGAGCCGAATGAAATTGTACACACATATCGCAACCAGTGCCTGCAGTATGCGGTTATAGATAGCACTAATGCGTGTTAATCCTCACAGGACTGTGCCACAAATGAGAAAGAGttggacaacaaaacaaagcaaacaggtGAGCTATTCTAATAATTTTACCCAAATGCATGAAAAaagtattcattttaatttctacGAAAATATATCTATAGAATTTAGATTAAAGATATTTTAtgatttgctttgtgtgtgtgtgtgtgtgtgtgtgtgtgtgtgtgtgtgtgtgtgtttgagtgacgATTTCCTCTGATGACACACTGTGCTTGTTTTGGTGAAATTCACTTTTGCCCATTGAAAAAGGATTAAGGATTTCTGTTAAACATGCAGGATAATGttcctttctgtttgtgtaaaGTTTGCCAACCGTTGGATTATTGCGAGTTGTCCAACCGCTTCCCTCGAGATCAGTGGGACTCAGCGCTGCAGTTTTTTCTGAAGAAGCAAGAGGAGTAATGGAGTTGTCTATTGTCCTCAGAATGGAAAAGCACAGTATAAACACTACAAGACTGAGATATggagatttttttgtgttttgtttggtttctttgtcCTAATTTAAAGTCTACACGAGTGAATTATTTGTTATTCAGACTGTGTCAAATGTAAAGATTGTGAAGCCTTATcttatatctgtgtgtgttttgatttctCGGAAATCAAATCAGTGTTTAGGAGGAATTTGCacaaaatgtcttgtttttacattacaGTGAAAACACACGCACAATTATTCCATTTCACGTCAAGGCAGACATGCTACTTGTTGCTGTTGATACTCATCCATCTACAATGCAGTTACTAGTTAAAACTGAAACATGTAATTATACTGTAATTAATAATTTGCCAACCACTTccattacatttgttttaatgtatagtatttcttatttttgaaTGTTAATAACCAGAATTTTTTCCTTGTCTCTGTGAGTTATGCATTACGTGAAATGCCTGGTTCGCAAATATGTGTTGTCATATTTTCAAGTTTACATAcgtctgttttttctctcagttAAGAGTCATaaaattaatataatttattgaattatttgcctttatgacatgaaataaaatacttaCGGTTAAGTTGTGTTGTTCTTTAGTTTATTCTGGACAGAACAAACTCATTTTTAGTAATATGACTTCACAAATGTCCACACTTCCACAGTTTGCCTTTGGTGAGTGTTGTATTCTACCTTTTCGATCCCAGTGACCTactgaagacatttcatttgaTCTGATTTATGGATTTCTCCAAATTGCAAAAAACATGCAATTATGTGATTTCAAACTGGTGTAAATCATACCCTTCAAACCAAAAATCCTTGTAATCCTACCCTCTGAAGAAATTGTTggcattgtttttttgtttttttttgggggggggggacaggtaaaaaaaaaatacacacacatacacacacccctGTACCTGTATCATGTATCACCACCGATAGGTGAATTATCTGCATTTAAATGGAGTGGTAAGGTTTGTCATCAGTGCTGCCTGTATTCCTTAGAAACAGACTAAAACCAGATTTAATTGAAATATTCACCAAAACAATTCTTCTCAAAACCAGGCACAATAAAGTATTACATTTTTAGCTTTATGGTGTCAGATGATTGATGCCTATTAGATATCACTGCCCAGCATATTCCTAATGAACGAGTTCTCTCTGAATAACTTGTTGATATCGGTGTATTCCGTATCCTCCCTGTGAATTTGTCTTAAGGACTAGACAGAATTGAGAATTCAGTGAGCCTCCTTGTCCTTGGCTGATAAAAATCGATCCACCCAACAAATCGTGGAGGTATAGAGTGTCGGTCCCGGCTTGACCTGCGTGCTCTCTTGTCCAGCGGCTATTTGCCATTCAGGATTCCTactggaaagaaaataaactgaagacAGGCCAGGATGCGTCCACAGGCCGGGAGTCCCTGAAGCGCTGCGCGGCCGGCCGTGCGTGTCTTTGTGGGTCCACTCAGTGTATCCTTTGCAGGTGATGCCAGACGCAGATAAGGAGCCGCTGCTGCCCGTCCTCTGTCTAGACTTGTAACAGTGGGCCTCAGGTTGGTCTGGTCGGGACGTGCGTTCAGGTAAGACCACTTAAAATGACGGCTTACTCATTCTAACTATCATGCACATTTACGGcgccataataataataagagcgGCCTAATGATCTTAATGGCGTAAAGGGGGCGAGGTAAACCAACCTGAGCCTATTGTGTCGGATTCACTGACCTATGGCACACGGGCCAAACAGTGACTAATATCCTGTCAGCCATCAGTCACTGATCTACTGATCCAGAGGTCAAACATGACCTCCACATGAGCAGGCTGTGAGGGGAAGCTCGCACAGGGCCACCAAAAAACTCTGGGCCTCTGGGCGACACTTCTaatactgaaatactgaatACTGTCTCAAACAGTGTCAAACAtttaagcagcagcagaagatgcGTTTCCATTTGTCTTAACACTGATTTGTTTATTCATATGTATTGTTTTTGCCGGAGAGTATCATTAAAGTTTCTCTGGATGTTTGCGGAACAAATGGATTTTGCATGCAGTAATCAGTTCGAACTATGTTTTTATTGATAAGACTGGCTATGTCTGTCCTcgtaataaataattataataatttatttttcgGAGAGAGCGCGTACATCGCGCATCTCATCTGTATGAGTCATTATTTTTTACAAGAGTCGATATTGAAACTTATAAATCATGCACATCTACACAGTCTGTGTTTTCCTTATAAACATACGGTGGCCTAAGTGTTGCCGCTCAGACGTCCAGTGCAGGCTGAAGTGTTTGAATCCCATAATAGTATATTCGTCCAGTCCAGGCACTGGCATCATGTTAGAAGGCAAGGTGTCTCACAAAGAGGGAAATGTCCACCAGCAGCCGTTTGTCCTGCcgaagtgtccttgagcaaaaCTGATAGTGGGAATTGTCAGACCTCCGGCCGTCCAGCCGGGACGTGAGTCTATTCTCGGACATAATCCCTCCCGATACCTTCTGCGTCTCTCTCGGTTGAGGTCTTTGCGCGTCCCCGCAGAGGACCCCAGCTCATTCCCCCGGGGAGCTCCAGCTGACCTCGGCGGGGCCCCCTCACGTGTCCACGGGGCTCGGCACCATGCTGTTCGGTGTGTCCGGTAACTGCGACGACAGGGAGGTCACATCGCTGCCCGAGGAGTTGCCCAGAGAGCCGGACTCAGAGAAAGACACCTGCCGGAGGATCCGAGCCACATCAACAGGAAAACAGGATTTAGCTCAACACGTGCTGACCCAAAAGCTGATCTATTAAAACGTATGAAAACACAGCTCTGTAAATCCCCAGGGAGCCTTTGGCACAGCAAACAGCGTGTTTACGCCTACATCTTTGAACATGGAAATCCTTCACATCGCTTGAATAGACCTGTGCAGTCAGCCAGGTTTTTCACATTAAACTATTTagctacttaaaaaaaaaaaaaaaagaaaccgccatcatcatcatcaacaacgacaacaacaacagcacaaacgCTTCAAAACCTCTTAATTACACCACCAACTTAATTCATGCGTCCGAAAGAGGAATGGTAACTTATCtaagtttttctttgcattaGCCCACTTAGTTAATCCCCCCTTTGTGTGTAATTCAGGCCCACCAGTTGTTGGAAGGCGGGCTGGTCCAGGTCGCTCTGCAGGGCGAAGTCGCTGAGGGTTTTCCAGGGGGGCTGGTAGGTCTGCACCTCCACCGGATTCCCCTGCACCGTGTTGTCGTGCCGGATGGGGCTGCCCGCCACCAGAGGTGTTCCTGTCAGGCCCTGCAGGTTCTACAGGGGGGACCAAACACTCTCAGCTAGATATACGACCAAGGTAAAGTCATGTCAgcttctgggtttttttttttttttactacgcCATAATCCAGAAGTAAATAAACATCAAGgcccttttttttctgacactgtGAGGGGATCCACAGCCGCAAACGCAACATTAAACCCCATGTTAAATAACGAATCATCGGTTAAAAAAAGATTCAATAAACATTTACTGGCCTGCAAACAGCCTGAGTCTAATTTGCAATAGtctaatgaaattattttcatcctCTCTTCTCCGCCCAGCTCTCTggctaaataataataagaatagtaataataataatttgctgttatttttctgagaacaaataattaaaataaaaggcagCTCTTGGGGGTGACTGAGGTTATTGCTCATATGAGGAGAGAGATATctaattttctgtctttttttattcataacGATCAGTCTGGCTGCTGTTTACATTGTCTtccattattttaaaatattagacTACATGTGATTTCATTGCAGCTTTCCACGCCTTTTCTCTAGTTTTATTCCCAATGAATTGTTTGTCTTATTTCCTACCGGGTAAGTGGCAGGAgctctttgtttagtttttcgTTATTCACACAGCTGCAACATGCTTTTGAATTTTCCTCGTGTTTTACTTTTAGTGTGGAGATTTGAAACACGAATTTGGAGGTGACAGTGAGCCATTACACAcgtgtggatttttttttattttttttttctgtgctagCGTGGAAAGGCGTCACTCACCGTCTTGtcgctgtgctgctgctgctgaagctgcttcaTCAGGATGGACTTCTTCTTGTCCTTGCAGCGCTTGTTCTGAAACCAGACCCGGATGACTCTGGGGCTCAGGCCGGTCAtctccaccagctgctcctTCATCAGGGCGTCCGGTCTGGGGTTCGCGTTGTAGCAGGTCCGCAGGGTGTGGAGCTGCTTCTCGTTCAGCACCGTCCGGACCCGGGTGGTCTTCTCCGACTGTTTGTGGACGTGGTTCCTGTGATGAGGAGGGTGCCGGACCGAAACCGGGTCTGGGGAGAAGGAAAGGCTGATGAATTTACTGAAAGAAATGATTAGAtctgaaatgaataataataataataataataataataataataataataataaaacgaATGGATTTATGTGTAACTTTAGGCATGAATACTTTTAAGCCTAACTAACAAAAAATAGTCCAGTAGAATTTACAATTAACTCTATTCGtaatttatgaaaaataaataaaatgctattTAATACAATGTTTCACTCTATAGattttattcagtcatttcagaataaaaccgCGGAATATAAATTGACATTGCTGATTCTGAAGTTACTGGCCTCAAAATCATTTTAGATGAGGCCTGTGTATGCACAGCAAAAATACTAAGTGCTCTTAAGATGCATTAAGACTATTACTACAACGACTACTACTgctaaaaacaataataataatttgtataAGAATCActtttactgttattattatgatgataataatagtcATAATAAAATCGCTCTCGTACCTGATATGTGCAGCGGTCTGGTGTGGATGTTGCCCGGGCTCAGCGGGCTCCCTGCAGAGGCCCGCTCCACCAGCAAGCCGTGGTCCGCCAGACAGAGCAGCTCGTCGTCCCGCAGGGAGAACTCGTCCCCCGGCAGGAGGTGTCGACTGCACACCGAGCACCGAAAACACTCCATGTGATACACGTTGTCCCGGGCTCTCATCACCAGGTCGCTGCTGCAGAAGCCCATGTTACACTTTGCACATTTGATGCCAAATAGCCTGAAAAGGAGCGCAAAGGTGTGTCGGTACCTCGCATCAACCCTGAATTACCCCCCTTCAAGCTCCagcacaaaacaataaaaaaacaaacaaacaaactgcgCGCTGATGTGACGATCACATGCggaataacaataataataaaaaatttatatCTGCAACACAAATCTGAGTCTGGTGCACAGTtcatattgcttttttttttttttttttttgcttatccCACTTTCATTCACACTGCCTGCACATTTATCCCCCCAAATAGACGGTTTGATTATATTATTTGATCACATGTCTGCCGCTCCCTTAAAAATCCACAACTTGCTCCAAAAGCCCAAGCACATGGCTTCTAaaattcagaaaagaaaaaaaaaacaaacaaacaaccaagcAACGAAAAGCAGCATGAAAAAACGCCAGAACTCCTACCTTGCGTAATCTCGTTTACAGTAAGTCTTTCCGTCTCGGACAAAGCAAGTGCAGGTCTCGTCCAGGTACTGGCTGCACTCTGCGCACTTGAGGCAGGCTGCATGCCACTCCAGGTCCGGGGCGACTCTCAGGATGTACTGGTCGTATATCTGACTCCCGCAGCCCACACACATTGCGATTCCCGACTTCTCTGCGTGAAGGGAGAGACGCGTTACAATGCAGCACTGTTTGCGCCCGTCTAATCCCCAGGACATCCCTGTGAAAGCCTCTGCGCCGTCAGCAGCGAAGACGTTCCGCTCACAGCAAACATGTGGAGCCCGCGTCTCCTCACAATATTGCTAAATTAAAGCAGTGAGGCCACCGCAGCTAAAAATACCTGCTGCTCCACTCCCCAGCATGAGTCACTTTAAACGCACGAGTGCTACAAATGcaatatatgtttatatatagaAATGTGTATCATGCAGATGTTATTGGATAAATATCGTGCTCTTTTCGTTGAGCGCTCCGGACACGACAGCTGATCACGTCCTGTTgcagttttccatttttatgctGCCAACGAAACGAATAGAGCGATTTATCATCAAAACTGAAGAGACTCCACGTCGCTTGGGacataaaagaaaagggaaataGTGTCATTAAAATCCCAGAATGCTAATATGTGAGAGTAACGGGGAGAGTCTTACTTTTTGAATGATCCCCCATATCATCCAAGAAAGAAGTACTGAGCAGGATATCCACCATTCAGGAGAAGTAGCCCAGCtgcagatggaggagaggagcggCAGAGGAGACAGTCCCGTCCCGTCCCAGCTTGGATGATAAACTTGTATTCCTCCACcgagaggtggagagaaaacaaagatcCACGACCAGTGACGTCTGTAGACCTGGACCTCTCTGAGTCCGGAGAGAGGGTGCCATGCAAATCTCCTCCTGGaccgtcccccccccccaccctccacctccCCGGCTTCTTGGACCGACTCTGAGAGACTGAGCGTGTTTTATCTGCTTGTCCCACAGAGCAACATCTTCCGACGTGAGAGCAGCTTTGTGTCAATTCTATACTTTAACTTATTGTGAGACATCATGTGTGGATTCGTGTTGTCATCACTTCGTAAGCGATCACATTCCCTTAATATTTATCCCTAATAAAGCATTTTATAGTAAACTAATTGTCTTCAATACTCAAGATTATTATGgcgtgttttttctttttcttttcttttttttttattgttttacagtgagatttttttctcagtaaatctttttgtttggatttcttTCAAACTAGgctaacaaaacagaaactaaatACAGAGCTGAgaatataaaattataattacCTAATATCACTGCCCACCATTTTATCACTgctataaataatgaaatacatgATGATGACGATAATTATAAAGATGATTAGGTTATGGTGATGATGACGGTTGTTGTGATTAATATTAGTTGTGGTCGtgccattattttttattattactatcatcattattattgtggTTAAAATTGTTaattatttgaatgaaattgtaaatgttggttgtttatttaaaaaattacataaatatgtcttgtttttgttttcttgaggTGAGTGGCTGGCAGGGTTTCACTACTACAGAGAGCCCTCTACTGGATGAAATAAATCCTCTTGGCTCCACAGAGCGACTGTTCTAGTGAGTCCATTCTTGTGAATGGACTCACTAGGCTATGACTATGCTGTGACTGAAGGATGATAATATGCtttgacaaaaataattgaattaagGTCCTGTATCATAATGAGACACTGTGATCAATCATGTGATCAATCATAAGTGTGGCAGGGAGAGAACAagagagtattttttttttcagcttttaattTAACTAAAACCAATTATGAACACACAGAGTgggaaatgaacaaaataaacccAACTCATTGAATCAATAATGAGCAGAAAACATCACACatagaaatgtacaaaaatatacacaaaaaccTATATATAAAGTGAGTctatatgacacacacacacacacacacacacacacacacacacacacacacacacacacacacacacacacagttgttcaCTTCAGCATTTCCTGTCCAAACACAAACTCGCCGTCTTACATGGACCTTAAAACCTCAGTCAGCCACCAGACAATCTCAAATGGCTTTAGATTGTAATTATAACCACTGTTTAACCCGATCTTCACTATCCTTATAAAAACTACAGTCCACTGATCCAGACGTCTTTTTCTGGATCAGTGGACCGTGACAACCAGACATTAGATAACTATCCTAACCTCTGATTTCAGGGGAGGCTACGTTTCACATAGCCCAATGTGGCTAAGTTCATCAGAGAGGACTATGGCTATCGatactgtgtgtatatgttaACAGCCTCCTATACAGACTGAGCCTGTCGAGGGAAACTTTATTTCCACATGTTGCATTATTTACAATTTATGGCGTACTGCTATTTAATAACACGTTAGCCCATCTACAAGTTTCAATTCAGACATGCACCGGCAATAATCCGAGTTAGTAAAACCGTTTGAAAATATAGCACTAGATTTAAGAAAATAGAATGAAAAGCAGCCAAACATTTTTACTCTTTGGAGAGAGGAAAACGcgtttttgtaaatattttgttattattatcataagaATGCTACTGATGTAACAAATATGTTATCATGAAGCATAGACTTAGTATCTTTTTAtgaagttcattttgttttatttattttttgcggGTATTTGAAACGTCACGGAAACAGAGTGAGGTCCCGTTTTTTGGATCTCGCGAGAAGTCGTTGTGAACGTCAGATGACCTTTGGCACAGTTTGGTCTCCGCAGCAGCCAGGATCAGCCTGAAGAGCCCACGATGAACAGAGCCTTGAATAAATCAAACCTGAAACATTTGGTAAGTCTGTGACATGAAAGTTTAAACAGATGCTGCATTGCTCACATTTAGCTCAGTAAAAGCAGATGGCACGTCAGTAGCAgttttttatttgctgctgctAGCTAGCTGTTTAGCTAATTCAGGTCCTGTTAATGTGGCACGTCGCTGTCGTAATTTGACTCCGAGCACATGGGAGGTTTCTTTGACTTGTTatcagtttaatttcatttgcacATCGCGATGTGTTCAGTTGAGCAGTCAGTCGTTTTTGCTCCGATGCTAATGCTAGTTGGTGTTATAGCACAGCTAGCCGGGTGGTTATGAAAGCTCTTGAGGTTACAAAACGGAGGCGTTATGAAAGTGTTACCTAAAAGTCAAACATCGAATCAGCCAATCAAGTTCAAGAGCACAGAGCAGTTTATACTGCAGTGTATGGTATTTTATGTTTCTCCTGTTTGCGTGATTTTAACTGAATGACCTTCGATCGTTGATGTTGATCGGTCGTGTCCAGATGAGGCTGGTATTTTCCTGCCTTTCCCCGAGTCTGGTGCAGCTGTGTCCACCGCCCCGCGACAGTTCATCTGTACATTGACTCTgaaacagtttgtgttattAGGAGCTCTGAAATCGTGATCGCATGTAGGAATGAATTCTCAGAGCTGAGGTTTATAATTGTCTAAATATATGTACGGTTTACTTTGTTGGttacatgctgtttttttttttttacagaggaCTGATAGATATGACATGTTATCAGTGTCTTTAAGCAACATTGACTCAGTATTATATTACAGTGCCATTAACAGCTGTTTGCACAGCTTATTAAATGAAACTGTCTCAAACATGacttaatttatattattattattattattactttataTTATTACCTGTTGTTCTCCCTACAGACTGGTCTCCTCCAAAGGTTTCAAAGCACCTTAGTGGTTGCAGAGCACAACAATGAAAAGCTGACTCCAATTACGCTCAATGCCATCACCGCTGCCTCTAAGCTGGGTGGAGAGGTGTCTTGCCTGGTTGCTGGAACAAACTGTGCAAAGGTTGATGATTCTTTGAGATGGACCTGTTTTTAGAGAATCACATGTCAAGCATGCATGTCGTATTTGTGATCATACTGAGATGTTAGTTTGGCTATGCCATATTGCATTTACATATGGTAcagttatttttaatgttttttttctgtctttttaggTTGCAGAGCAAGTCAGTAAAATACAGGGTGTGAAGAAAGTTCTGGTGGCTCAACATGATTCTTACAAAGGTGCCATGCCAGGTATGCAATACAGAAGGTACTCAATGCCGCACAAGAATTTGACCTCCACGAAGAGAGCAAAATATACTGACCTGGTCTTTTTAGCAGTAGCCTTCTTTATTTGCACAGTTCTGCATATTCAGAGCTGACTGATGCCTTGCTGTAGAGTATTTCGGCAGTAGTAATTCAAGCAGGGGAGACCTTTTCATCTGATCTTTCTGCttatatgtttattttgaatgcaACTGACACCTTTTACTGTCCTTTAACTACTGCTCGTGGGGTGAAAacctgcctcttttttttcctcagaggaGTTGACTCCACTTGTTTTGTCAACTCAAAAGCAATTCAACTTCACCCACATCTGTGCTGGGGCATCTGCGTTTGGGAAGGTGACGTGCCCTTTCTCCCAAATACTTTCAAATGAATTCACCACTATTAACAGtagtaatataatataatggaTTTGTATCCATCAACTCAGTTATTCATATCTCcaatattttctcctttttgatGTTTCAATTGCACCTTTTTGTCTGCAGAACCTGCTTCCAAGAGTAGCTGCCAAGTTGGACGTAGCCCCAGTCTCAGATATTATTGAGATCAAGTCTCCAGACACTTTTGTCAGAACCATTTATGCTGGTAAGTAAGTCTGAAATTACGTCAAAACataaacaatttattttatattctcaTTAATTTATTGGTAGTTTTGAGATTTCAGAAGAAATGTTAAGTCATGTATCTGGCTTTGGTTCAGCCTTGATATGACACAGATGTAACTTAATCtcagtttaatttttacaaCAGGTTGTGATTTGGGCAAGTTTGCACCGATGATTTCAGAGTTAAGTTTTTTGAAAATTTAATGTTAACGAtcaaattttacatttacaggaAATGCCCTCAgcactgtaaaatgtaatgagCCAATTAAGATCTTCACAGTCAGAGGGACTTCCTTTGAGGCAGCCGCAACAGAGGGTGGAAGTGGCACATTAGAAGATGGTAAAGTATCGTACAGTTTAATTCAAAGAGCTTTGCTGTAGTAGAAGCTAAGAAATTGGTAATCCTCTGATCTGCAGTGGCTTCTTCTTCACCTATTGGAACTTCTGAGTGGCTGGAGCAGAATTTGACAAAGAGCGATCGTCCAGAGCTGACAAGTGCTAAAGTTGTGGTATCTGGAGGTATGAGTTACCTTTCAATTTTCTAAAAGTTGTGTTACAGTGTAAGGGCAATTAATGCAAGTATATGATGTACTTGCAACCAACTTGTATTGGGtcagaattattttaaaaattagtTTGTTGGCAAACTCTGTGTATTTTAGTTGAAGCTGAAGCAAAAATCTAATCACAGTATAACAAAGTGCAATATCAAAATTGCAGGAGCTGCAATTTTTTGATAAAGATCCCATATGTTAGTATACAATAACAAATAAAGCATTATGGGTAACAGAGATGCCCAAGAATATAATTTTCAGTACAGACACTGGCAAAAATTCCATAATCAACATaac contains:
- the isl2a gene encoding insulin gene enhancer protein isl-2a, with the protein product MVDILLSTSFLDDMGDHSKKKSGIAMCVGCGSQIYDQYILRVAPDLEWHAACLKCAECSQYLDETCTCFVRDGKTYCKRDYARLFGIKCAKCNMGFCSSDLVMRARDNVYHMECFRCSVCSRHLLPGDEFSLRDDELLCLADHGLLVERASAGSPLSPGNIHTRPLHISDPVSVRHPPHHRNHVHKQSEKTTRVRTVLNEKQLHTLRTCYNANPRPDALMKEQLVEMTGLSPRVIRVWFQNKRCKDKKKSILMKQLQQQQHSDKTNLQGLTGTPLVAGSPIRHDNTVQGNPVEVQTYQPPWKTLSDFALQSDLDQPAFQQLVSFSESGSLGNSSGSDVTSLSSQLPDTPNSMVPSPVDT
- the etfa gene encoding electron transfer flavoprotein subunit alpha, mitochondrial; its protein translation is MNRALNKSNLKHLTGLLQRFQSTLVVAEHNNEKLTPITLNAITAASKLGGEVSCLVAGTNCAKVAEQVSKIQGVKKVLVAQHDSYKGAMPEELTPLVLSTQKQFNFTHICAGASAFGKNLLPRVAAKLDVAPVSDIIEIKSPDTFVRTIYAGNALSTVKCNEPIKIFTVRGTSFEAAATEGGSGTLEDVASSSPIGTSEWLEQNLTKSDRPELTSAKVVVSGGRGLKSGDNFKLLYDLADKLNAAVGASRAAVDAGYVPNDMQVGQTGKIVAPELYIAVGISGAIQHLAGMKDSKTIVAINKDPEAPIFQVADYGLVADLFKAVPEMTDALSK